A region of the Streptococcus oralis Uo5 genome:
TCCTTATATCTAACAGTTCCGATAAATCTTGTATTTCCCGTTGCTATTTCATTGTCACTATAATCATAATTGTAAAGCAAAATGATGGTGTTGCTGGGAGGAATAATCGTATTGATTCCCTCCTCTTTTAAATTTTGAAGAATAGTCTGTTCATAGGACGCACCTTTCAACATCCGTTCGAGATTTGAGTGTTCTACATCATCGACCTCACATTCTATAAAATCGTCATCAATATCATCCAAGTCAATACCATTCTCTATTAAGAACTGAGATGGAACTGCTTCTCCATCCTCATCATAGTTTATCTGCAAATAATGGTCTAATTGAGATTTATCAGCAAAATTTCCAATCCAAATGGACACTGTATTTTCTGTTTCCATTCATTTCTCCTTTCGATTAATCAACCTATATTTCAAATCCATGATTAGTTTTCTTGGACTAGAAGGTCATATGGAAAGTACTCTAGGCCTTTCAAGCGCTCGTCGTAGATGTTTAACTTTGGTTTTTATACTAGTCTTAACAGCGGTGAGCCCTGCAATCTTTCCTGTATTGGCCAAGTCATGTAGGTATTTACCTGCTGGGGGCAAGTCAATAAATTTTCACATCCATTTAAAGCGAGCTATCGTATCATTATTCTTATTTTTAAAGACGAATATGTAAATCTTTTCCTAATACTCCGTCTAAAATAAACGAATCGAGATTGGGATTCAACTTATTTAATTTGAACTTTTGAATTTTTGTTATTTCAGGCTGAAAAGAGATACTTCCTTTATGATATTGTTTTCTCAAAATTTTATCATAAACTTCCTTTATAAAATCTTCCCAGGATTTCGATAAGCGATTTACAAAAACAGCCTCTCCTTCAAGTAAATATTGTATACCGTCTGCTCGATGAAAAGCTAATAAGGCAACAGGGAGAGTGCAACTAGGATGATTAATAATTGCCTCTGGTACTTCAAAACCATTATCCCAATTATAATTATCAAGCAAGACAAAGAGTTCATCTTCACTATCAATAGACTTAACTAGTTTTACAGCTTCAGCATTGCTTTCAGAATATAAAATATATGATAGCTTATTTAATTTTGTTGCATCCATTTTTAATACCTCAATCTAATTTATTATAAAAACGTTCCCATAGTTCCTGAGTTGCACCTTGGCTACACTCTCATAAGCATCCTCAATCATATTTTGATACTCTAGAATCGAATGGAAAGGGACTATCTTATCATGGAATAGATAAACCATGTAGTATTCAATCAAGCCATCTGTGTGATCCATCTGCTCATAAATAGCCTTTAAATCATCCAGAAACTCTTCCTTGCGCTCACTGTAAAGAACTCCCAAGGAAAAGATGTTAACTGCCAAGTCAAATGGAACTCCCTCTGATGCAATGAGTTTCAAATTAGAAAGAACGCCTTGATAATAGGGGAAAATCTCCTCTTTCGAAGACCCTGAAGACCCTATAGAATAGGAAAGTTTCACCAGTTCTTCATTATCCAAAACCAAATCTTGGTAATGGAGCAACAAATACTTCTCCGCAATTTCATCCGTCATCTCGATATCTTCTCTTAAACGGTTTTGTAAACGATTCAAACGTTTTTCAAAATACGCAAGATCTTTATGTTTGTCTCTTATCATGCGGTAACTCCTGACTTTGCTCAACATCACTGCTAATCTAATATCTCTGATAGTTTCTCTATTATCTTTTCTTTGTTCTTTTCCTTATCAACTGATAAGTAGTTTTTAAAGTTATCTAGGGACTGGATTTGATTTCCAATAATAGTTCGCAACTGCTCATTGAAAAATTCTTCTTGTTCAGCATCGATCTCTTCCAACAAGGCAGGTTTATAGTCTTTCTCCTCACACTCATAAGCTAACGAGGCTATGGAAGCACCTGCTTCAATAACACAATTCCACCTTGCTTCAAATTTTGGATCATCTTCTTGCATATAAACAAAAG
Encoded here:
- a CDS encoding immunity 22 family protein, translating into METENTVSIWIGNFADKSQLDHYLQINYDEDGEAVPSQFLIENGIDLDDIDDDFIECEVDDVEHSNLERMLKGASYEQTILQNLKEEGINTIIPPSNTIILLYNYDYSDNEIATGNTRFIGTVRYKET
- a CDS encoding DUF4274 domain-containing protein, which produces MDATKLNKLSYILYSESNAEAVKLVKSIDSEDELFVLLDNYNWDNGFEVPEAIINHPSCTLPVALLAFHRADGIQYLLEGEAVFVNRLSKSWEDFIKEVYDKILRKQYHKGSISFQPEITKIQKFKLNKLNPNLDSFILDGVLGKDLHIRL
- a CDS encoding Imm6 family immunity protein; its protein translation is MNKYNKALFELGIATWLSKLMQESQFYNKIEELLEVCWKWVENHEVSADYIYSLLDDGTEFGGAFVYMQEDDPKFEARWNCVIEAGASIASLAYECEEKDYKPALLEEIDAEQEEFFNEQLRTIIGNQIQSLDNFKNYLSVDKEKNKEKIIEKLSEILD